One genomic window of Mogibacterium diversum includes the following:
- the gmk gene encoding guanylate kinase, translated as MGKSSHNDGRLFVISGPSGAGKGTICKKLLESVDISISTSMTTRAPRPGEIDGKDYYFVTVDEFEEKIANGGMLEYARVFDNIYGTPKDMVIKQLERGRDVILEIDVQGGLQIKKKMPEQAVLVFVLPPDLTTLRQRIIDRGTETEEVIDKRFNEAINEIKLIGEYDYYVVNDELDDAVYDLKAIIMAERRRVPNKIMPIVREYEKEI; from the coding sequence ATGGGAAAGTCGAGTCACAATGACGGCAGACTCTTTGTTATATCGGGACCGTCGGGTGCAGGCAAGGGCACTATTTGTAAGAAATTGCTTGAGTCGGTGGATATTTCGATTTCAACTTCGATGACAACTAGGGCGCCAAGGCCAGGTGAAATAGACGGTAAAGACTATTACTTCGTTACAGTAGATGAGTTCGAAGAGAAAATTGCTAATGGCGGGATGCTCGAGTATGCGAGGGTGTTTGATAATATTTATGGAACGCCTAAGGACATGGTCATTAAACAGCTCGAAAGAGGCAGAGACGTCATACTAGAGATTGATGTTCAAGGTGGACTGCAGATAAAGAAGAAGATGCCGGAGCAAGCTGTGCTTGTGTTCGTTTTACCACCAGACCTCACAACGCTTCGCCAGCGGATTATAGATCGAGGCACCGAAACTGAAGAAGTAATCGATAAGAGATTTAACGAGGCAATTAATGAGATAAAATTGATTGGTGAGTATGACTACTATGTGGTCAACGATGAGCTTGACGATGCAGTGTATGATCTCAAGGCTATAATTATGGCAGAGAGAAGACGTGTACCGAACAAGATAATGCCAATCGTTAGAGAATACGAGAAGGAAATCTAG
- a CDS encoding YicC/YloC family endoribonuclease, translating to MVRSMTGYGRGIYSDNQRSITVEVKAVNHRYCDITVKMPRKYSFAEEKIKAAAKEVMRRGKIEIGVSIDNFGKSETDVNLNLEVAKRYYDALTELSQSFELSGDGQVPLSLLAGMTDVLTTVPAADDEEEFTRELMAALKEALEGISAMRTVEGEKLALDILKRADIIENTKNLIAERAPKIEREYKEKLKARITELLDGSVEVPEDRLALEAAIFADKANITEEIVRLGSHIDQLRTFINGDEETVGKKIDFLVQEMNREANTIGSKSNDMDITSWMLELKAEIEKIREQVQNIE from the coding sequence ATGGTAAGAAGCATGACAGGCTACGGTAGAGGCATATATAGTGATAACCAGAGAAGTATAACTGTAGAGGTTAAAGCTGTAAATCACAGATACTGTGATATAACCGTAAAGATGCCTAGAAAATACTCTTTTGCAGAAGAGAAAATAAAAGCGGCAGCAAAGGAAGTAATGAGGCGTGGGAAAATTGAAATCGGTGTGTCCATAGATAATTTTGGCAAGAGTGAAACAGATGTAAACCTCAATCTAGAAGTGGCAAAGCGCTATTACGATGCGCTCACTGAACTGAGTCAGAGCTTTGAACTTTCTGGTGATGGACAGGTGCCACTAAGCCTTCTCGCTGGGATGACAGACGTGCTGACCACCGTACCTGCTGCAGATGATGAAGAGGAATTTACAAGAGAGTTGATGGCGGCTCTCAAGGAAGCTCTTGAAGGCATTAGCGCGATGAGAACGGTTGAGGGAGAAAAATTGGCTCTAGATATACTCAAAAGAGCTGATATCATTGAAAATACCAAGAATCTTATAGCAGAGCGAGCGCCTAAGATTGAAAGGGAATATAAGGAGAAGCTAAAAGCGAGAATTACCGAGCTTCTAGACGGAAGTGTGGAGGTTCCAGAGGACAGACTTGCGCTCGAGGCGGCTATTTTCGCAGATAAGGCGAATATAACAGAAGAAATCGTGAGGCTCGGCAGTCACATAGACCAGCTCAGGACTTTCATAAATGGCGATGAAGAGACTGTGGGCAAGAAGATTGACTTCCTCGTTCAGGAGATGAATAGAGAGGCTAATACTATAGGATCCAAGTCAAATGATATGGATATCACATCATGGATGCTAGAGCTCAAAGCTGAGATAGAGAAAATCCGCGAGCAGGTTCAGAATATCGAATAA